A window of the Streptomyces griseochromogenes genome harbors these coding sequences:
- a CDS encoding nuclear transport factor 2 family protein yields MSDSPQIDVVRRFYDAAGDLGVIRSVVDEDARWDVAEGFPNGGVYDGLGSIVNDFFPFLSRFQEFRCVGEAYYEDGDQVIVLGRYVGVTIGGKPVTSRFAHFFTLRKGKITQLRQTSDTLPIARALEN; encoded by the coding sequence GTGTCGGACTCCCCGCAGATCGACGTCGTCCGCCGCTTCTACGACGCGGCCGGCGACCTGGGCGTCATCAGGTCCGTCGTGGACGAGGACGCGCGCTGGGACGTGGCCGAGGGCTTCCCCAACGGGGGTGTCTACGACGGACTCGGCAGCATCGTGAACGACTTCTTTCCCTTCCTCTCCCGCTTCCAGGAGTTCCGCTGCGTCGGCGAGGCCTACTACGAGGACGGCGACCAGGTCATCGTGCTCGGCCGCTATGTCGGTGTCACGATCGGGGGCAAGCCGGTGACATCGCGGTTCGCCCACTTCTTCACCCTTCGCAAGGGCAAGATCACCCAGCTGCGGCAGACCTCCGACACGCTGCCCATCGCCCGCGCACTGGAGAACTGA
- a CDS encoding cupin, which produces MFAATAARGPGGSPTRIPLRTVVIGAVTAASFLACGTAGATPAGPGVAARTISRTTVGDTDRTLREITVPHGQSTGRHYQGGPLYGIVRQGILSRFDSTCASDRVYRTGATIREPFGPDHGHIGPNLGDTPIDLYVLCVLPHGSPFSEDAPNPGRPFR; this is translated from the coding sequence ATGTTCGCGGCGACGGCCGCTCGCGGTCCTGGAGGCTCCCCCACGCGCATCCCACTCCGCACCGTCGTCATCGGCGCGGTGACCGCCGCCTCTTTCCTCGCCTGCGGCACCGCCGGGGCGACCCCCGCGGGGCCCGGAGTGGCGGCCCGGACCATCAGCCGGACCACCGTCGGCGACACCGACCGCACCCTGCGGGAGATCACGGTCCCGCACGGTCAGAGCACCGGACGGCACTACCAGGGCGGTCCGCTGTACGGCATCGTCAGGCAGGGCATCCTCAGCCGCTTCGACTCCACCTGCGCCTCGGACCGCGTGTACCGGACGGGCGCGACGATCCGGGAGCCGTTCGGTCCGGACCACGGTCACATCGGCCCCAATCTCGGCGACACCCCGATCGACCTCTATGTGCTCTGTGTGCTGCCACACGGCTCGCCGTTCTCCGAGGACGCACCGAACCCGGGCCGCCCGTTCCGGTGA
- a CDS encoding SpoIIE family protein phosphatase: MERVAAAAIIDAQGRVTGWSEGARLLTGRAAEEVVGRPATDLLAEDVPASAIGAQAGTLALRHRDGHRVELAVTACPVLGPDGAASAYVVTVEPPGPPGVTLAAQAFQTASMSMSVFDLQQRYLRANDASCQVKGVAEEELVGRLYPETVVDGAHGRDFMRHLRQVAETGRPVHYESFTGAPGLNREHAWSIEMWPLRDDSGEPTAVAVAAFDSSEQFWARRRLALLNEAATGIGTTLDVVRTAEELVELLVPQYADFASVDLLDWVLGADEQPMIPDGGVTLRRVAHGSTREGTPGAAVYLGEADVYQPSSPSARALREGGAMLSHVGEPDFDRWLEERNARSPAGRPYRQGVHSMIAVPLRARGTPLGVAVCVRVAHPDDYGPDDAVFAEELASRAAVCIDNARRFARERSTAHALQHSLLPSGLPGQAAVEVAHRYLPCGSLAGIGGDWFDVIPLSGSRVGLVVGDVVGHGIQSSATMGRLRTAVRTLADVDLPPDELLTHLDDLVTHLGAEGSGEEVAELGATCLYAVYDPVSRRLSLAAAGHPAPVLVLPGGTPEFVSMSAGPPLGVGGLPFEAIELELPEGSVVALYTDGLIEDRDRDVDHAVDELRRALGVRTDSLETLSDNVLKAVLPEQPTDDVALLMVRTRALGADRVATWDVPPDPAEVATFRQAATEQLAVWGLDEASFVTELVVSELVTNAIRYGEPPIKLRLIRDRALICEVSDASSTSPHLRRAHAFDEGGRGLLLVAQLTQRWGSRQTGSGKTIWAEQPLPDA; the protein is encoded by the coding sequence ATGGAGCGTGTCGCGGCCGCGGCGATCATCGATGCCCAGGGCAGGGTGACGGGGTGGAGCGAAGGTGCCCGGCTGCTCACGGGTCGTGCGGCGGAAGAGGTCGTCGGCCGGCCGGCGACCGACCTGCTCGCCGAGGACGTACCCGCGTCGGCCATCGGCGCCCAGGCCGGCACCCTCGCACTGCGGCACCGTGACGGACACCGGGTCGAGCTGGCCGTGACCGCCTGCCCCGTCCTCGGCCCGGACGGCGCGGCGAGCGCATACGTGGTCACCGTCGAGCCGCCCGGTCCGCCCGGCGTCACGCTGGCCGCCCAGGCCTTCCAGACGGCCTCCATGTCCATGTCGGTCTTCGACCTCCAACAGCGCTATCTGCGCGCCAACGACGCCTCCTGCCAGGTGAAGGGCGTGGCCGAGGAGGAGCTGGTCGGCCGCCTCTACCCGGAGACCGTGGTGGACGGCGCGCACGGCCGGGACTTCATGCGCCATCTGCGCCAGGTCGCCGAGACCGGCCGGCCCGTCCACTACGAGAGCTTCACCGGCGCGCCCGGCCTGAACCGGGAACACGCCTGGAGCATCGAGATGTGGCCGCTGCGGGACGACTCCGGCGAGCCGACCGCGGTCGCCGTCGCGGCCTTCGACAGCAGCGAGCAGTTCTGGGCCCGGCGCCGGCTCGCCCTGCTGAACGAGGCGGCCACCGGCATCGGCACCACCCTGGACGTGGTGCGCACCGCCGAGGAACTGGTCGAGCTCCTCGTTCCGCAGTACGCCGACTTCGCCAGCGTCGACCTGCTGGACTGGGTCCTCGGGGCGGACGAGCAGCCGATGATCCCGGACGGCGGTGTCACACTTCGGCGTGTCGCTCACGGCTCCACCCGGGAGGGCACCCCGGGAGCGGCCGTGTACCTGGGCGAGGCGGACGTCTACCAGCCGTCCTCACCCTCGGCCCGTGCCCTGCGCGAGGGTGGCGCCATGCTCAGCCACGTCGGCGAGCCCGATTTCGACCGCTGGCTCGAGGAGCGCAACGCGCGCTCGCCCGCGGGCCGCCCCTACCGGCAGGGCGTCCACTCGATGATCGCGGTGCCGCTGCGGGCCCGCGGCACCCCACTGGGCGTCGCGGTGTGCGTGCGCGTGGCGCACCCGGACGACTACGGCCCCGACGACGCCGTCTTCGCCGAGGAGCTCGCCAGCCGCGCCGCCGTCTGCATCGACAATGCCCGCCGCTTCGCCCGTGAACGCAGCACCGCCCACGCCCTCCAGCACAGCCTGCTGCCCAGTGGACTGCCCGGACAGGCCGCGGTCGAGGTGGCCCACCGGTATCTGCCGTGCGGATCCCTGGCGGGCATCGGCGGCGACTGGTTCGACGTGATCCCGCTCTCCGGCAGCCGGGTCGGGCTGGTCGTCGGCGACGTGGTCGGCCACGGCATCCAGTCCTCGGCCACCATGGGCCGCCTGCGCACGGCCGTACGCACCCTCGCCGACGTCGATCTGCCCCCGGACGAACTCCTCACCCACCTGGACGACCTGGTCACCCACCTCGGCGCAGAGGGCAGCGGCGAGGAGGTCGCCGAACTCGGCGCCACCTGCCTCTACGCCGTCTACGACCCGGTCTCCCGCCGCCTCTCCCTGGCCGCCGCCGGCCACCCGGCACCGGTCCTCGTCCTGCCCGGCGGCACGCCCGAGTTCGTCTCCATGAGCGCCGGACCGCCCCTCGGGGTCGGCGGGCTGCCCTTCGAGGCGATCGAGCTGGAACTGCCCGAGGGATCGGTCGTCGCCCTCTACACCGACGGCCTGATCGAGGACCGTGACCGGGACGTCGACCACGCCGTCGACGAACTGCGCCGCGCCCTCGGCGTGCGCACCGACTCCCTGGAGACGCTCAGCGACAACGTGCTCAAGGCCGTCCTGCCCGAACAGCCGACCGACGACGTCGCCCTCCTCATGGTCCGCACCCGCGCGCTCGGCGCCGACCGCGTCGCCACCTGGGACGTACCGCCCGACCCGGCCGAGGTGGCCACCTTCCGGCAGGCGGCCACCGAGCAACTGGCCGTCTGGGGGCTGGACGAGGCCTCCTTCGTCACCGAACTCGTCGTCAGCGAGCTGGTCACCAACGCCATCCGCTACGGCGAACCGCCCATCAAGCTGCGCCTGATCCGCGACCGCGCCCTCATCTGCGAGGTCTCCGACGCCAGTTCCACCTCGCCGCACCTGCGCCGGGCACACGCCTTCGACGAGGGCGGCCGCGGGCTGCTGCTGGTCGCCCAGCTCACGCAGCGCTGGGGCAGCCGGCAGACGGGCAGCGGCAAGACGATCTGGGCGGAACAGCCGCTGCCAGACGCCTGA
- a CDS encoding peroxiredoxin: MTRSIEVGDKVEDFALPDESGTTRRLTDLLADGPVVLFFYPAALTPGCTAEACHFRDLAAEFAAVGARPVGISGDSVERQQEFAGQHTLGMPLLSDADGTVRERFGVKRGFTIAPTKRVTFVIAEDRTVLEIVRSEFRMNTHADRALSALRARRG, translated from the coding sequence ATGACGCGGTCCATCGAGGTCGGGGACAAGGTCGAGGACTTTGCGCTGCCCGACGAGAGCGGCACCACCCGGCGCCTCACCGACCTGCTGGCCGACGGGCCGGTCGTGCTGTTCTTCTACCCCGCAGCCCTGACGCCCGGCTGCACCGCCGAGGCCTGCCACTTCCGCGACCTCGCCGCGGAATTCGCCGCGGTCGGCGCCCGCCCCGTCGGGATCAGCGGCGACAGCGTCGAACGGCAGCAGGAGTTCGCCGGACAGCACACCCTCGGCATGCCGCTGCTCTCCGACGCCGACGGGACCGTCCGTGAGCGGTTCGGCGTGAAGCGGGGCTTCACCATCGCGCCCACCAAGCGGGTCACCTTCGTCATCGCCGAGGACCGCACGGTCCTGGAGATCGTCCGCAGCGAATTCCGGATGAACACCCACGCCGACCGGGCGCTGTCCGCGCTGCGCGCCCGCAGGGGCTGA
- a CDS encoding MarR family transcriptional regulator, with protein sequence MYLGYVTICVKSRIEIERALTRVTYLGTRARQHDRLMALAGVPLDRAAVALLRQVADCEPLRPGELTQRLGVEASHATRTVQQLQRAGYVTRGMRLALADWQPEELRQLAALFHRMVDDFLAHAVEDEWEQGADAPAAKG encoded by the coding sequence ATTTACTTAGGTTACGTAACCATATGCGTAAAGTCGCGGATCGAGATCGAGCGTGCCCTGACTCGCGTCACCTACCTCGGCACCCGCGCCCGGCAGCACGACCGGCTGATGGCGCTGGCCGGTGTGCCGCTGGACCGGGCTGCGGTGGCGCTGCTGCGGCAGGTCGCCGACTGTGAGCCGCTCAGGCCGGGGGAGCTGACCCAGCGCCTGGGCGTGGAGGCCTCCCATGCGACACGGACCGTGCAGCAGCTGCAGCGGGCGGGCTACGTCACCCGCGGGATGCGGCTCGCCCTGGCCGACTGGCAGCCCGAGGAGCTGCGTCAGCTGGCCGCGCTCTTCCATCGCATGGTCGACGACTTCCTCGCGCACGCGGTCGAGGACGAGTGGGAGCAGGGGGCGGATGCCCCCGCGGCGAAGGGCTGA
- a CDS encoding SH3 domain-containing protein, with amino-acid sequence MILRTLKSGLLATVAVLAFLPTAAGAAPASAATTSHPAPVAAAQYPVHHPKHRAHHRRHHVRRVRHFVAPGMAHAMSYRRTLPVYGRVSTHGARLNVRSGPGTYYRVIGHRHAYRLLTLTCKTYGSRVYGNHIWYRLPHHRGYVSARYVRTGHAVPWC; translated from the coding sequence ATGATCCTACGGACTCTCAAGAGCGGCCTGCTGGCCACGGTCGCGGTCCTCGCGTTCCTGCCGACGGCGGCCGGGGCCGCCCCGGCGAGCGCCGCCACGACCTCGCACCCGGCGCCCGTCGCCGCCGCCCAGTACCCGGTGCACCACCCCAAGCACCGCGCCCACCACCGCCGTCATCACGTCCGCCGCGTCCGTCACTTCGTCGCGCCGGGAATGGCGCACGCCATGTCGTACCGGCGGACCCTGCCCGTGTACGGTCGCGTCTCCACGCACGGCGCCCGGCTGAACGTCCGTTCCGGCCCGGGCACCTACTACCGGGTGATCGGGCACCGACACGCGTACCGGCTGCTGACGCTCACCTGCAAGACGTACGGGTCCCGGGTCTACGGCAACCACATCTGGTACCGGCTCCCCCACCACCGGGGCTATGTCTCGGCCCGCTACGTCCGCACCGGACACGCCGTCCCCTGGTGCTGA
- a CDS encoding XRE family transcriptional regulator codes for MRHPQGSTTPDEPLVVRLRELRERTGLSLAALAARTPYSKSAWHRYLTGTQRPPRPAVVALTRLAGADPAPVVALWEAAGDPPAPAPPEQRGRPRSRWLPLSALALLGTAAAVAAAVTVAARPGTPVPAVQTLLTGPRCHAYSCQGELPVASVCARDAQTKSTVTDSGYDVRLRYSPACGTAWSEVRVRSPRAREVSVRAGQDRLSASYAADDSTGYSSPMLAVRSPRGVEACAEVGGQLACTGLDVEEVDEG; via the coding sequence ATGCGGCATCCCCAAGGATCGACCACACCGGACGAGCCGCTGGTGGTGAGACTGCGCGAACTGAGGGAACGTACGGGACTGAGCCTGGCGGCGCTTGCCGCGCGCACCCCGTACAGCAAGTCGGCCTGGCACCGCTATCTGACCGGCACCCAGCGGCCCCCGCGGCCGGCCGTGGTGGCGCTCACCCGGCTGGCGGGTGCCGATCCCGCCCCCGTAGTGGCCCTGTGGGAGGCGGCCGGTGATCCGCCCGCGCCGGCTCCGCCGGAGCAGCGGGGCAGGCCCCGCTCCCGCTGGCTTCCGCTGTCGGCGCTCGCCCTGCTCGGTACGGCCGCGGCGGTGGCCGCCGCCGTCACCGTGGCCGCGCGGCCGGGCACCCCCGTCCCCGCCGTGCAGACCCTGCTGACCGGGCCCCGCTGTCACGCGTACTCCTGCCAGGGCGAGTTGCCCGTAGCCTCGGTCTGCGCCCGGGACGCGCAGACCAAGAGCACCGTCACCGACTCCGGCTACGACGTGCGCCTGCGCTACTCGCCCGCCTGCGGCACGGCGTGGTCGGAGGTGCGTGTGCGCTCCCCGCGAGCCCGCGAGGTGTCGGTACGGGCGGGGCAGGACCGGCTGTCGGCGAGCTACGCGGCGGACGACTCCACCGGGTACTCCAGCCCGATGCTCGCCGTCCGGTCCCCCCGGGGCGTGGAGGCCTGTGCCGAGGTGGGCGGGCAGCTGGCATGCACCGGGCTGGACGTGGAAGAGGTGGACGAGGGATGA
- a CDS encoding PIG-L deacetylase family protein, which yields MTHANAPSPSVGPARAGGPPSPPRSTLVVTAHAGDFVWRAGGAVALAACRGEKVTIACLTFGERGESAQAWRAGKTLKEIKAIRREEAERAADALGAEVRFYDAGDYPLLPTAELTDQLVAVYRETQPDVVLTHPAEDPYNGDHPAANRMAMEARVLAQAVGYPGPGEIIGAPPVFYFEPHQPEMSGFRPEVLLDITEVWDIKRKAMECLAAQQHLWAYYTDLAVRRGVQLKRNAGPNLGLAYDTMAEAFMRPFPQIAKELA from the coding sequence ATGACGCACGCCAACGCGCCCTCCCCCTCCGTCGGCCCCGCTCGCGCGGGCGGACCACCGTCCCCGCCACGTTCCACCCTCGTCGTCACCGCGCACGCCGGGGACTTCGTGTGGCGCGCGGGCGGAGCCGTCGCCCTGGCCGCGTGCCGGGGCGAGAAGGTCACCATCGCCTGTCTGACCTTCGGCGAGCGCGGCGAGTCCGCCCAGGCGTGGCGTGCGGGGAAGACCCTCAAGGAGATCAAGGCGATACGCCGCGAGGAGGCCGAGCGGGCCGCCGACGCGCTCGGCGCCGAGGTCCGCTTCTACGACGCCGGCGACTACCCGCTCCTGCCCACCGCCGAGCTGACCGACCAACTCGTCGCCGTCTACCGCGAAACACAGCCCGATGTCGTCCTCACCCACCCGGCCGAGGACCCGTACAACGGCGACCACCCCGCCGCCAACCGCATGGCCATGGAGGCCCGTGTCCTCGCCCAGGCCGTCGGCTACCCCGGACCCGGCGAGATCATCGGCGCCCCGCCCGTCTTCTACTTCGAGCCGCACCAGCCCGAGATGAGCGGCTTCAGGCCCGAAGTCCTCCTCGACATCACCGAGGTGTGGGACATCAAGCGCAAGGCCATGGAATGCCTCGCCGCCCAGCAGCATCTGTGGGCCTACTACACCGATCTCGCCGTCCGCCGCGGCGTCCAGCTCAAGCGCAACGCGGGCCCCAACCTCGGCCTGGCGTACGACACCATGGCCGAGGCGTTCATGCGGCCGTTCCCGCAGATCGCCAAGGAGCTGGCATGA
- a CDS encoding LysR family transcriptional regulator, with protein sequence MRHHADIDLRQLRCLVAIVDEGTFTDAAIALGVSQAAVSRTLASLERALGVRLLRRTSRQVTPTATGLRVVAQARRVLADVSELVREATSGHERVRIGYAWSALGRHTVAFQRRWTAAHPDTDLHLVRVNSPSAGLAEGACDLSVVRRPLDDRRFETAIVGLERRLCALAADDPLARRRSVRLADLVDRTLFIDRRTGTATPELWPPDSRPAVEETHDVDDWLTVIAAGRGIGVTAESTANQYPRPGIVYRPVRDAEPVAVRLAWWRGDPHPAHQAVLELLTELYRAG encoded by the coding sequence ATGCGACATCACGCCGACATCGACCTGCGACAGCTTCGCTGCCTCGTGGCGATCGTGGACGAGGGCACCTTCACCGACGCGGCCATCGCCCTCGGGGTCTCCCAGGCCGCCGTCTCCCGCACCCTCGCCTCCCTCGAACGGGCCCTGGGCGTACGGCTGCTGCGGCGCACCTCGCGCCAGGTGACCCCGACCGCGACCGGGCTGCGCGTGGTGGCGCAGGCCCGGCGGGTGCTCGCGGACGTGTCCGAGCTGGTCCGGGAGGCCACCTCGGGGCACGAGCGGGTGCGGATCGGGTACGCCTGGTCGGCGCTCGGCCGCCACACGGTGGCCTTCCAGCGGCGCTGGACCGCCGCGCATCCCGACACCGATCTGCATCTGGTGCGGGTCAACTCCCCGTCCGCGGGCCTCGCCGAGGGCGCCTGCGACCTCTCGGTCGTCCGCAGGCCGCTGGACGACCGGCGCTTCGAGACGGCCATCGTCGGTCTGGAGCGGCGCCTGTGCGCACTGGCCGCGGATGATCCGCTGGCCAGACGGCGCTCCGTCCGGCTCGCCGACCTGGTGGACCGCACCCTCTTCATCGACCGCCGTACCGGCACCGCCACGCCGGAACTGTGGCCGCCCGACAGCCGGCCGGCCGTGGAGGAGACGCACGACGTGGACGACTGGCTCACCGTCATCGCCGCCGGACGCGGTATCGGTGTGACCGCCGAGTCCACCGCGAACCAGTACCCGCGGCCCGGCATCGTCTACCGGCCGGTGCGCGACGCGGAGCCCGTGGCCGTCCGACTCGCCTGGTGGCGGGGCGATCCGCACCCGGCCCACCAGGCCGTGCTGGAACTCCTCACGGAGCTGTACCGCGCGGGCTGA
- a CDS encoding EamA family transporter, with the protein MPQALEGPAATTASAAASGTPPQARRWAGVATMFGSGLSNQTGAAIGALAFPVLGPLGVVAVRQYVAALVLLAVGRPRLRSFTRHQWWPVLLLAAVFGTMNLSLYSAVDRIGLGLAVTLEFLGPLAIALVASRRRLDAGCAVLASAGVVVLMRPQPSTDYVGMGLGLVAACCWASYILLNRVVGRRIPGTQGAGAAAGVSALAFPPVGIVVAVGHPPTAWAVLCAVAAGVLSSAVPYLVDLLTLRTVPAQTFGLFMSVNPVLAAVVGWIVLGQGLGGPEWAGIGAVVAANALSIATQRT; encoded by the coding sequence ATGCCTCAAGCTCTCGAAGGCCCCGCCGCCACGACCGCGTCCGCAGCGGCGTCCGGTACCCCGCCCCAGGCCCGCCGGTGGGCCGGAGTGGCCACCATGTTCGGCAGCGGCCTGTCCAACCAGACGGGCGCGGCCATCGGGGCGCTGGCCTTCCCCGTACTGGGGCCCCTCGGCGTGGTGGCGGTGCGGCAGTACGTCGCCGCGCTGGTCCTGCTGGCCGTCGGCAGGCCTCGGCTGCGGTCCTTCACCCGGCACCAGTGGTGGCCGGTGCTGCTGCTGGCCGCGGTCTTCGGCACGATGAACCTCAGCCTGTACAGCGCGGTCGACCGGATCGGTCTCGGACTCGCGGTGACACTGGAGTTCCTGGGTCCGCTCGCCATCGCGCTGGTCGCGTCCCGGCGCCGGCTGGACGCCGGGTGCGCGGTGCTGGCGTCTGCCGGGGTCGTCGTCCTGATGCGCCCGCAGCCCTCGACCGACTACGTGGGGATGGGCCTCGGCCTGGTGGCCGCCTGTTGCTGGGCGTCGTACATCCTGCTCAACCGGGTCGTCGGCCGCCGGATCCCGGGAACCCAGGGAGCGGGCGCCGCCGCGGGCGTGTCGGCGCTGGCCTTCCCGCCGGTCGGGATCGTCGTCGCCGTGGGCCATCCGCCCACGGCCTGGGCCGTACTGTGCGCCGTCGCCGCGGGGGTGCTCTCCTCGGCCGTGCCGTACCTCGTCGATCTGCTGACCCTGCGGACGGTGCCCGCGCAGACGTTCGGGCTGTTCATGAGCGTCAACCCGGTGCTCGCGGCCGTGGTCGGATGGATCGTCCTCGGCCAGGGGCTCGGCGGTCCGGAGTGGGCGGGTATCGGAGCGGTCGTCGCCGCGAACGCGCTCAGCATCGCGACCCAGCGCACCTGA
- the hemC gene encoding hydroxymethylbilane synthase — protein sequence MSVPEVIRIVSRDSPMALAQVERVRAELGVLYPGVRTEIVPVKTTGDKWLGDLSEVEGKGAFTKEVDAALLAGEADLAVHCVKDVPADRPLPAGTVFAAFLKRDDIRDALVHPGGLTLDELPAGTRIGTSSVRRVAQLAATHPHLECVPFRGNANRRLEKLAAGEADALLLAVSGLERIGRRDVISEVLSPETMMPPIGAGILALQCREDDAELIDAVSGLGDPATHREATAERMFLHVLQGHCNSPISGYARVDPSGELSLRACVFTPDGKTRLNAHEWAGRLDAATLGTSVAVALLRQGAREIIDGIPH from the coding sequence ATGTCCGTTCCGGAAGTGATCCGTATCGTCTCGCGCGACTCACCCATGGCGCTCGCCCAAGTCGAACGCGTGCGCGCCGAGTTGGGCGTGCTGTATCCGGGAGTGCGCACCGAGATCGTGCCCGTGAAGACCACGGGTGACAAGTGGCTCGGTGACCTCTCCGAGGTCGAGGGCAAGGGGGCGTTCACCAAAGAGGTGGACGCGGCCCTGCTGGCCGGGGAGGCGGACCTCGCGGTGCACTGCGTCAAGGACGTGCCCGCCGACCGGCCGCTGCCCGCCGGCACGGTGTTCGCCGCGTTCCTGAAGCGGGACGACATCCGTGACGCCCTGGTGCACCCGGGCGGGCTCACCCTGGACGAGCTGCCCGCCGGCACCCGGATCGGTACCTCCTCGGTGCGCCGGGTGGCCCAGCTGGCCGCGACCCACCCGCACCTGGAATGTGTGCCGTTCCGCGGCAACGCCAACCGCCGGCTGGAGAAGCTGGCCGCCGGGGAGGCGGACGCACTGCTGCTGGCGGTGTCCGGTCTGGAGCGGATCGGCCGCCGCGATGTGATCAGCGAGGTGCTGTCCCCGGAGACGATGATGCCGCCGATCGGCGCGGGCATCCTCGCTCTGCAGTGCCGGGAGGACGATGCCGAGCTGATCGACGCGGTCAGCGGGCTCGGCGACCCGGCCACGCACCGGGAGGCCACGGCCGAGCGGATGTTCCTGCATGTGCTCCAGGGGCACTGCAACAGCCCCATCTCCGGCTACGCGCGCGTGGACCCCAGCGGTGAACTGTCCCTGCGCGCCTGCGTGTTCACCCCCGACGGCAAGACCCGGCTGAACGCCCACGAATGGGCGGGCCGGCTCGACGCGGCCACGCTCGGCACCTCCGTCGCGGTGGCGCTGCTGCGGCAGGGGGCACGGGAGATCATCGACGGCATCCCGCACTGA
- a CDS encoding ABC transporter permease gives MSEAPAAPRTASADGTALLLTPPRPRTGWRLLPARVAAMCAVELQKLRHDRTELYTRAVQPALWLLIFGQTFTRIRAIPTGGIPYIDYLAPGIIAQSAMFIAIFYGIQIIWERDAGILNKLLVTPTPRSALITGKAFAAGVKSLIQAVVVIVIAALLGVALTWNPLKLLGMGAVVVLASAFFSCLSMTIAGIVLSRDRLMGFGQAITMPLFFGSNALYPLSVMPGWLQAVSKVNPLSYEVDALRGLLLGTPAHLAADFGVLATAAALGIAAASSLLGRLAR, from the coding sequence ATGTCCGAAGCACCCGCCGCACCGCGCACCGCGTCGGCTGACGGGACCGCCCTTCTGCTGACCCCGCCCAGGCCCCGCACCGGCTGGCGGCTGCTGCCCGCCCGTGTCGCCGCGATGTGTGCCGTGGAACTGCAGAAGCTGCGCCACGACCGCACCGAGCTGTACACCCGCGCGGTCCAGCCGGCCCTGTGGCTGTTGATCTTCGGTCAGACCTTCACCCGGATCCGGGCGATACCCACCGGCGGCATCCCCTACATCGACTACCTGGCGCCCGGCATCATCGCCCAGTCCGCGATGTTCATCGCCATCTTCTACGGCATCCAGATCATCTGGGAGCGGGACGCGGGCATCCTGAACAAGCTCCTGGTCACCCCCACCCCGCGTTCGGCCCTGATCACCGGCAAGGCGTTCGCGGCCGGAGTGAAGTCGCTGATCCAGGCCGTCGTCGTCATCGTCATCGCCGCTCTGCTCGGCGTCGCCCTCACCTGGAACCCGCTGAAGCTGCTCGGCATGGGCGCGGTCGTGGTCCTCGCCTCCGCGTTCTTCTCCTGCCTGTCGATGACCATCGCCGGCATCGTCCTCAGCCGCGACCGGCTGATGGGCTTCGGGCAGGCGATCACCATGCCGCTGTTCTTCGGCTCCAACGCCCTGTACCCCCTCTCGGTGATGCCGGGCTGGCTCCAGGCCGTCAGCAAGGTCAACCCGCTCAGCTACGAGGTCGACGCCCTGCGTGGCCTCCTGCTCGGCACGCCCGCCCACCTGGCCGCCGACTTCGGCGTCCTGGCGACGGCCGCCGCCCTGGGCATCGCCGCGGCCTCCTCGCTGCTCGGCCGGCTGGCCCGGTGA
- a CDS encoding ABC transporter ATP-binding protein → MTSDTPAPPAEAVGCARLTYAFGDTKAVDGLDLAVAEGEVFGLLGPNGAGKTSALRCITTLLPVPAGMVRVYGHDVARERMAVRRLLGYVPQQLSADSGLTGRENVALFARVFDVPRRERAERVAQALAAVGLTDAADRLAGTYSGGMVRRLELAQALVSAPRLLILDEPTIGLDPIARTGVWDHINVVRAATGMTVLVTTHYMDEADQYCDRVGLMHRGRIRALGAPAELRRGLAESRGADTLPTLEDVFRDVAGSGLDSGGGFRDVRSTRRTAHRVG, encoded by the coding sequence ATGACGAGCGACACCCCCGCCCCGCCCGCCGAAGCCGTCGGCTGCGCCCGCCTCACCTACGCCTTCGGCGACACCAAAGCGGTCGACGGCCTCGACCTGGCCGTCGCCGAGGGCGAGGTGTTCGGACTGCTCGGCCCCAACGGCGCCGGCAAGACCTCCGCCCTGCGCTGCATCACCACGCTCCTGCCCGTACCGGCAGGCATGGTCCGGGTCTACGGGCACGACGTCGCCAGGGAGCGCATGGCGGTGCGCCGTCTCCTCGGCTACGTCCCACAGCAGCTGTCCGCCGACAGCGGGCTCACGGGGCGGGAGAACGTCGCCCTGTTCGCCCGCGTCTTCGACGTGCCGCGCCGCGAGCGCGCCGAGCGCGTCGCCCAGGCCCTGGCCGCCGTCGGCCTCACCGACGCCGCCGACCGGCTCGCCGGCACCTACTCCGGCGGCATGGTCCGGCGCCTGGAACTCGCCCAGGCCCTGGTCAGCGCGCCCCGCCTGCTGATCCTGGACGAGCCCACCATCGGTCTCGACCCCATAGCCCGCACGGGCGTCTGGGACCACATCAACGTCGTCCGAGCCGCCACCGGCATGACCGTCCTGGTCACCACCCACTACATGGACGAGGCCGACCAGTACTGCGACCGGGTCGGCCTGATGCACCGCGGCCGCATCCGCGCCCTCGGCGCCCCGGCCGAGCTGCGCCGGGGCCTGGCCGAGAGCCGGGGCGCGGACACCCTGCCCACGCTGGAGGACGTCTTCCGGGACGTCGCCGGCAGCGGCCTCGACTCCGGAGGAGGTTTCCGCGATGTCCGAAGCACCCGCCGCACCGCGCACCGCGTCGGCTGA